Genomic segment of Hydractinia symbiolongicarpus strain clone_291-10 chromosome 5, HSymV2.1, whole genome shotgun sequence:
TATGTCACATGCATGACCTGGTTTACTACAatttgttacattttttaagCCCCTAATTTAATTGGATTACTTACGTGAAGtacacaaaatacaaaataacatgaaaacatGATTAGTTATAagcaaatttttagtttgcTGCCATGTGGTTAACAATAGTTTGTCATACAATCTAATTATCAACATAATCATGGAATCACGTAAcaaaaatggatatggaaatagtcTTGGttacctaaaaaataaatataatgatGTACAATTTTGGACAAAACTATGTAGACAACAGCAAATTTCTGATTATCTGTTGAAAATGGTTATACTCTTTAGTTAGTTAACTGCAAATTTGGACAGCATTTAAAATCTCTTAGTCACACTTTCCTCACCATTGCACACTATGGAATGAAGGTCTTGAAATTtgatgtcagcaacaattagcccGTTTTAACAGTTGGAATTCTGATAATCAAATAGCGTACTACTTTTTGAAAGAAACCTAATTTAGAGTCTTGTCTATACATATTTTGAAGTTGCAGTCTTAGAATAAGAGTATAGGTAATCTTAGTGAGTTAGTGAGTTTGCGAGTCGCAAGTTGGTGAGTTGgtgagtttaaaaaatatacggCTGCCGTTGttcatttggttatttttccggaatgtttttttattgttagcaCGTTAAACCCGTTTTTTCGCTGGAATAGTCCGAAATGGACCTGGACTGATGCCTGATGGGATATTAGCTCATAAAGCTTTTCGCGCAAAAGGCTAACGCTTTTTTTATCTGCGGTGAACGGATTTGATGCATCTGCAAGatgtttttgtttgaaaaaaaagtgaCACGTTGAAGCTGTTCCAAACGATCTTGGGCATCCACCCTGTAGTGGTCAAAATAGGCAAGGTCTCCTGTATTGGGCAATTCATACAATTTAAGACATAGACATAAGTGTGCACTTAAGCTTGGTTCCCACTGTGGTTTAACTTGggtttaaatataaaacctaacaggttttaaatgtgttttaaaaattaaaataatacctGAGCATTCCCACtgtgttttaaaagcaaaaacatgtagcGTTTCTCTCTTGGTACCCTTTGTGTGATTTATCAAAAATTACTGGATATTGGCAAAAAAGTACGCTAAGATTTTCTTCCTGTACCAAACTAAGTTTTTTTTCAGCCATTTTTTATTCTGTCTTAACGTGAAAATGCACAAAATGTGCCCTAAAATCTTTGAAAACTCCGCCATTTGTCAGCGCCTTTaaactttaaaccacaatatcaatattttttatctaagtttttattttatctatGGTTTAAACATGTTTTATGCGGTATTGGTAAACAATGGAACTACCCAGAATCAGCCAGAACCACCCAGAATCGCTAAAATTGAACCAAAACAAGTCATGCCAATCTATATAAAAGGCAGGGTTAATATGGTCGAAATCCAATACAAAAAACGGCCCAAAAAATGCTTCGTTTCCTGACCTAGATTAGAATATGGCTTTGCCTCCAATATTCAGGGGAAGGGCACTGGGACAGAAGCTATTGAATTTACAACTGACATATCGGCACAGgccttttcaggagaggcgtgcaatAGCACGCGCACACCTCCACACACACGCAAAGTGGCTTAGGCGTGCTATTGATAGCACctgcaaaatgacaaattttataagaagttaACCAGTGCAGCACACCCAAAAACACACCTAAAATACTTGAGGCGTGAAAAGGCCTGTCGGCAACAACACATTATTGAAATTGAATTGTATGGAGAGAAAAATGAATTATATGGAAAATGTGCAAAATTCATAGTTAATTGCTATGGTTCTGAAGCAACAACAcgaaagcaaacaacaacaatgacagataatgttagaagtatatttctcttgtttcatgtcataactacacttgagtttggggaaagggggggggatgtcaggtttggtatcaggggggcccaaaccagatgcgtgtgtttccatccttacccttagtaagacgtatctcgtggaaacgtctgcgtatctcgtggaaacgctaactcagcaactcgcttggaaattggctatatctgagcgactcacttggaaatcgcctacacctcagcaactcgcttggaaattgcctacctctccgcgactcacttggaaatcgcctacacctcagcaactcgcttggaaattgcctacatctccgcgactcacttggaaatcggctacacctcagcaactcgcttggaaattgcctactacctgctatggcgtatctcgtggaaacgcacctcatttgttagggaaacaaacgcatcttcatCCCATTTTGCTGACAaaggaagcccgacatccccaaTTTACCCCAAACTGGATTTTTTAAAGGAGACAATTTTGCGATCCATCATGTTATTAGCTAACTTTCAAAATCTGATAATACACAACTTTAAATTGACAAATAATAACTACAATTGCTGTCAATAATACAAAATCAATGAATAAGGATTGTACTTTAATTTAGAGTTATAGCAGTAATAGCACTATCAATTGTTAGTGGCAGAAGCTGATAACAGTGCGTGGCGAAGTTTTAAATAATCGACGATAGAACTCTGAAAAGTGTTAGGAGGGGTATAGTTAGCAAACATATGTGTGGATAAGACTGCTAAACAATATTATATATTCAATATGTGGACGTAATGTCCCAAATTTTCGTGATGCCGTTGAGTCCTGCAATCCGAGAGGAACATTCTATCATAGCCCTATCAGATAGGTGGATATATCATCTATAGCAGTCACTAGACCATCTCCCAATGATTTTAGTAGCTGAGTCCGTAATGCCACATGACGCTGCTGCAGAAGCACCTCCAATGCAAAAACTATGTGTATTAAGAtcaacgtaaagtggtaaactAATTTTTAGGAAGGAAGACACATATTTTCTGGTAACAAAGTCGCCGCAATGCAAAACAATGGACCTGGCGTTGTATCGCGAAGGAGAAGGTAATTTTCTAAAGCAGCTACTGGACAGAGCTCACCGCCAATACGAGCCAAGCGAATTTTGAAACCCATTCGAAATGGATCAATTTTGGAACACTTTATATTAACAGTTGCTATGTTAGAGTCCGAGTCAATAATAATATCTGTGGCCATGAGATTTACAGAGGCATCAAATGTTTTAACTGATGGTGACACATATTCAGAAACGCGAAGAAGACCGAAGAACGCAAGTAGGATGAGGGCACGCCACATTAGTTTATCTATAGGCTTAAACCCTGATTGGCCAACAAATCGCAGCATATCCCGCAAATGAACGGGGGTGATTGGTAGACGTCTTAAACGTTGATGTGGGTGTGATCTGCGAATACCACGCACGACATAGTAGAGGCGACGCATTTTATAAATTTGTGTGGAGAAGCCAAGGACTACACTTTGGTATTGAATTGCGGATAAATACACTTTAATAGTGTTATATGTAACGTGGCGAGCTAGAGTTGCAAGGTGCGTTCAACTGCAGGATATGGTGCGATATGCAGGCTTTTGCAGAAACGAACATAACTACGGTGGCCAGATAAATAAGTTCGTCTAGTGTGAGCAGCAAGAGCAGCAGTAAAGTAACACCTCAGTTCGTCTTCAAGACTTCCAACACTGATTGAGGTAGTGGAGAGGGTTCTGCTAGTGCGTCTGGACACTTGGTCTTGAATAGTTGCACCTGTCCTAATTTTTTCCAAAACTCGCTTGGGGATAGCAGGCAATGAGCTTGCAGAGGGAGGAAGAGAAGCGGAGGAAGCAAAAGAAACTTGAGGAGCAGCAATTGCACAAAAGATATAGCCTGATCGAACAATTTTGGGTATTCAAAAACGGCTAtgtgaaatgtttataaaattgatCCTAAAGACTGGAcacatataacaaaaaaaaattaaaaaatccaacTTGAAGTGAGGTAGGTAGAAGTGAgcctaagtagaaattgccAATGAGAAGATCATATGGATCTAAACTAGTAATCGGTTGAAAGCAACGCATAATTTTATTATTGGCGTTTAATAAGGTTCCTTGCGCCCAGGAGTCGAGTTAAAATTTATCTAAACTACTCAGGAGTGTTTCACGAGGCTTAACTCTCTGGTTTCACGGTAGTTCAACTACATTTTGCCGCTTTTCGCCGATCGTTGAGTGATTCCTTGTTTTCTGCCGTAAAATAGTCGACTTCGGCGGCAgccgaagtgtggacttttgaccctcttaaacaaacaaataattttgacgCCAAGAAGAATCGCgccgaagtgtggacttttggactcttgTAAAACAAAGAATATGTGACGTCAAGAAGAATCCCGCCGAAGTCgtcgaaatttacgggaaagaAAGATTGAACTCTACCTTGGTATTGCCTCCCGGTAGCCGGTCGGTTTGATAGGGTAGGATTCAACATGTCTAAaggaagatgctttatccaaaatgcgattccgtggttttaaatttaaattattattagaatTACGTCATTGACGTATTGTTGCGTAATACCGAAATGCATTGGGTGCGCATTTACCAGGAGAGTTCGCGGAAAAAGCCTGGAGGCACAATAAAAATCTAGATGgtgtcaaagttttttttattattcttggatattataaagaaaaaataaaagctaaaaataaatcaaaatcgaaattttttttccaccggATACTTTTGTAGATtgtaaagaaaaacagaaatatatattcgaatccATGAAAGATGTCAATGTAAAAGTTAGATATCTCGAGATAAAATCATTATCatttccctgtttatcaaaaagataaatcATTCGGAGTTGCTGGTGAGTTTtcagttataataaaaaaaattgatcttttgaccaagaaaaacaaaaagcagtagtcttctttaaaaaagaaaatctttgtgtgttttaccaacttaattttttagatattaatttaaaaaatcacaagatTCTCTTCGAATAAATCAAGAACAAGGAGTCCCCAACAAATCCTTTGGTCCGGAACTCCTTTtgtgttttttggaaaaaaatctttttggtaCGAAGTTTTGTCCCAGCTGATAACTAAACGGATTGTTTGGGTGACGAAAACAACTATCCGTCATGTACTTGCTTGGATTGGCGTAAAACCTTGTTGCCATCCGTTATTAGTGGCAATGTCGCAGATGTATCCTGGAAATCTTTATCGTCGCGATACACtttatctccttttttcatTTTGGAACATGAAGTTGTTAGCAAGGAGGTTACTTTGGAAGATAACCAAATGTAGAACGATCTTGTGTAGCCCGTAATATCCCCCGAGCCCGCGGGCCTTTGCctcattacggagtttcataccgcgcaggtctgggcgctagcgaagcgcttgtagggacaaatttttggcttgttttcatttgtctcgatagcccaaataattttcatgatcagtttttcacaactattctggttactgctgcgaaaagaggcagaaatgcaaaatcctgcctgatgtttcttcaactaattttttactttaactgacgttttgctttttaataacacgtttaaatggtgttgctaaccctctttgtggtatattgacatgggtaagatgttggaatagaagaaaacttaaattactgactcttatagagaggcaagagaagacatattgttgatgttggttttaggGGTTAGCTTCCTGAAGTTTCAAGCTACATAtaccatacattttgtgttgtgaggaataaagtaatggttaaaaagaaacactatTCTATCATTATCAGCGCACTTTtgtaagaagaaataaaaattacagctagctataaaaagacttaaaggaagtttttttacagtaagctatagctagcctagctatatatggatctgcaagtttgacatggattaacgtggaagagcatttaataaaggatttatttgcaaagtatagctaactagttatataaaccagtatagaaagtgttgcggagaggttgccaaggcaaaggcattaagcacggcaaggaaagggcacggcctAAGGCAGGCAGGGAATCGGCAAGGCAGGGGGGTAGGCAAGACATGGAAGGCACAGGCAacggcatagtaggcaggcaccaggaaaggcataggaaggatgGCAAGGAATCAGcatggcaggggtaggcaaggcatggaaggcacaggcaagggcatagtaggcaggcaccaggaaAGACATAGGAAGGACGGCAATTCAAAGACACGACAAAGGCAGGCAGGGAAACTGGAATAGGaaacagcaaggcaggggtaagcaaggcatgggaggcacaggcaacaGCATAAGAAAAGGCATGAAAAGGGTAGGCAATTAGTTTACCCGTCCTTTAGCTATATACTGCATTTCATGTCATGCTACTGTGGTTACCATCTTGCgtagagacagacagaatactgctattattaaaaagagactagtcgttagcccgtggaaaaatccacggggtcgcccgtcctttatatatcacatttcgtgtttccgttacgggacgcggtcacccttttgaacacacagacaaaatacggctattataatagagactagtcgttaacccgtggaaaaatccacggggtcgcccgtcctttatatatcgcatttcgtgtttccgtaacaggacgcggctttcgcggacacacagacagacgacggctattattaaagagatagtcgGTTACTCGTGGAAGATTCCACGGAGTCGTCCGTCCTTTATGTAactcatttcgtgtttccgtaacacgacgtATTCCTCGCGGACAGaccgacaaaatacggctattattaaagagactagtcgttaacccgtggagaaatccacggggtcgcccgtcctttatatatcacatttcgtgtttccgtaacaggacgcggtaacccttttgaacacacagccagacgacggctattattatagagactagttggTAGCCCTTTGAAAAAACAAGGGGTCGcccatcctttatatatcacatttccgtaacaaaaagacaaacagaggcacgaacagacagacgacgcctgcccgtgtaaaaatccacgggatcgcccgtcctttacgtttacccgtcgcaacaaggtggataaaaatatatctcatTTGATATTCGTTTTGGAATAGCTTAATTTATGATGGTGTCCATCagttgacattaaaattttgaatctatcaagggaataaaaaaattcttcaatATAGAGTTAAGataattaacaaatttaataaCATCTAACCCTTCGTAAAACAAGGTagacaaaatatttgtttatctaGTTAATttcaatggaaaaaatgttgtttttttcaaagtatttatttttttcaatggaaaaaatgttgtttttttcaaagtatttattttaaattcagcCTGAAAAATAGTTTAGCAATTGTTTGAATTTTGGCAATATTTAGGCCCATTTTAAATTTaggatattttattaaaaaaaagtgcaCCTCGTTTTACAAAGGGTTagtaataaaaatacattttaatattgTGGCTTATACGGCCCACCACGACCGCGTCTCCCACCACGACCGCGTCTCCAACCACGACTGCTACTTCTACCACGATCCCGTCGCCCACCACAAAACTCAACCCCGCCATTATGCACCCAACGTCCAAACACTTCTAGGTCCATTGACCCGCTATGTCTAAGTCTgtactgtaaaaattttgtccaTACTTGcacttaaagaaaaaataatgtaaaggtTAATACAATAAGTAACATAGATAATACCTAAGGTATACCAAAGTTTTAGATCCtaacaaaattttgaatacaTGAAAAGTGATTTCTTACTCAATTCCATGTTGGGAGCTGTTTCGGTGGGGTCTTCTTCATTGGTCCACTCGACCCCACCCTGCTTTAGCCATCGGCCAAACGACCGATAATTCATGGAGCCAGGATGTTGTATCCTGTGCTCCACGAATTTAGCATAAAGTGAAACTATAAAAAAcggtataatatataataacaggtataatttttttatttattaataccaCTAATAGTAACAAAATCAATAATATACTTACCAAGTTCTAAGTTAATTTGTGCCGCcatttttttctctatatttgctaaaaaacacaaataaatcaGTTGTAAAACATCACAAATTATTTCTAGATTATCAGTACAGTACActcccgataactcgaacctcaagggaccaaaaaaatagttcgagttaTCGAATGTTCGACTTACCGGGGCattcgataactcgaactttggcCGATAAGTGAAAATAGTTCgagttattaaaatttttttttcttttctattctaACAAGAATACAGTCATAGTTATACATCACTGAAAAAAGTTCTAATGTGACTCTGTTTCACTGTAGCGGTAACGTCTCTCTCTGTCAATTAAAATACAggagaaaaaagtttttgtcaactttggaagaacaatttatattattgaaagaaaagtagtcactttttaccgagattgttttcatttttcctctgaagttcgagttatcgggggAATTTCTGTCCAGGTTCGACTTAACaaatgttcgagttatcggggGTTCGAGTTATCGAGTGATTTTTGTGAGAAAGTATTAGTGAAGGTTCAACGGGAATTCAAAAACAGTTCAAGTTACTGGAAGTTCGAGTTATTGGGCGTTCGAGTTATCGGGAGTGTACTGTATATATTTTCGGATGCTTAGAAAGAATCTTATTATTTATGaatgtttaataataaaattaaagaatggTCAAAAAATCTACAAGGTGCTACATAGTGACAAAAAAATACAGTAGTCAATTTTGTACATATTTATTTGGATATTTATTtggatatttataaaaaatttattacgtaatatgtgaacgGTCCCTAACTGTCTGGTGCAGACGATATAATGAAATACTTCAGAACAATTTTCTATATGTatactaatatatatatttattattaatttttcccaaaaataccaagaaaaaaatgaattttcgcCAAATGGACAAAAGCTTGCTAAATTAATTCCCTTGTGGTAGCTAAAATTTACTGACTAAACTCACAAATAATCTATGCTATGGAACAAAACAATATCAAAGGAAATATTCAGTGCCAAATGGTTTTATATAACAAGTAAATGTAGCAACATATCTCGCCTACTATATACGGCCATACGTATCCAGAAGACGTTTAACGTAAGTAGCTTCACAGGTAATTTAAAATCTTGATTTGAATTCTACGTGACGTTACTGCTACCGTATAAAAGTAGACCTAACAAACAAGTTCAATCTGTCTATTAACTGCAATACtggtaaacttctaatcatttTTCTCACTTTGCAACCTTGTTGTCACTAGCAACTATGAGGGGTCCTATAACAGTAAGATACTATACTAATAACTGATATAAACAAGGGGAATTATTTGAGGATTATGATGATTAGAAAATTGTGTAActcttaaaaataaagttagaaCAATCAAATTTCCAAACACAGGCTAGAACTAAGGCTCTACCACTCCCCACCCTTAATGCTACGATTTCAGAAAAAAGCTTGTAAAGTATATGCTTACCAAATAAATCCTCTAGTATGTCTCATCCTCTACTTTTTTCTCATATGTGATCAATTGCCATTGTTAATGTAAAGAAATTTCCTAAATGATTTACAACTAGAATGTTAATTTTCGTACTAAAGTAACTGCATTATGAATTAAGCAGTCAAAAAATCAAATGACATGATCATTTGGCTGTCCAAACTAACTGTGACAGAGTAGTCATGAAAAATACTGATGTGAAAAATTAGCAAAGATTTTACTGGTGGTACAATGacataatcatgtcaaattttatacagaaggaaatttaaaaagggtgtggtttcaaaattgttaaaataacttaaaaattacattacacaATGAAAATGGTCTCGCCTTTATGTATAGTacacatttaaatataaaattaattaataagagGTACTTATCTgattgtttttcatttaaaataactgCCATGTTATATCTTCCAGTAGAATTTGAAAAAACTTGCTAACGTCTTCTACAAATTCCTTGAAAGTTTATTATAGTACCTGAAAACAGGAAAAAGACAAAAGAGAGCAACAAAGGAACTGAAACTGTACAGTATCATTCAAATTACAAAATACATTAACTTTCACATATTTAGTGCAAATTCAATTCCTTTTTATAAGGTATTAATTGCCGGTCTCCTCCATCCCCTTACAACCGGACCTATCCTCACCGATATATCTCTTTAATGTCCtcacataatttttaatttttttccttcgtGGTTTAAAATCAAGACTGTGTGATATCTTAAGTATCATCATGGCCAGTTAAAAATTATCATATAATAAAATCTTTTCATAATATACTCATTTTGAGGAACATTAAAGTGTCAGATTTTACATTTCAGGATTTACTGACATTGGTTTCAATAGTTACCATACTCAATGATGGATCATACTTAATTTgtaaaaacttttgcaaaataaacacaaaaagttcaaatctaatttttgtgttaacttagtaaaacttgaaacttagtaaagTCAATCACAAtgttaaatttcattttatgcaaaaaaacatttcttttttggcTTAAACGCTTTCTCTCAGTAACGTTTCCATAAATTAAGTTATATGAACCCCTGG
This window contains:
- the LOC130644990 gene encoding uncharacterized protein LOC130644990, which produces MAAQINLELVSLYAKFVEHRIQHPGSMNYRSFGRWLKQGGVEWTNEEDPTETAPNMELMQVWTKFLQYRLRHSGSMDLEVFGRWVHNGGVEFCGGRRDRGRSSSRGWRRGRGGRRGRGGPYKPQY